The following nucleotide sequence is from Endozoicomonas sp. GU-1.
CTTAAGATTCAGTAACAGCTTAACCGTGCCCAGCACGCCACCGGAGAAAACCACACCATTGGCCGTGACACGTTGCTTTTTTCTGCTGGATAACATACGTGAAGATGTAAAGGTAATCTCATAGCCTGACTTGCCATTGGTTTTATTCAAAGGGCGTACGTCCACCACTTCCTGTTCGGAGATGATATCCGCCCCTGATTTTTGCGCCAGGTACAAATAGTTTTTGTCTAATGTGTTTTTGGCATTGTGTCTGCAACCGGTCATGCAGGATGCGCACTCAATACAGGGCTTGCGATCAGGCCCTGCACCGTCGAAGTAAGGGTCTGGAACAAATTCACTTTTATCCTGCCGGTCTGAAAAAAAGACACCGACCCTGGCATTGTGGAAATCTTTCTCTTTACCAATATCTTTGGCAAGATCCTGAATGACCTGATCAGCGTCGGTCAGATTGGGATTGGGAGCGGCCCCAAGCATACGCAGGGCTTCATCGTAATGGGGTTTAAGTACCTGTTGCCAGTCTTCTAACTTCGCCCAGGTGCCAGTGCTAAAGAATTTATCCTTTGGGGTAGGAAGCGTAGCACCATAAACTAATGAACCGCCGCCTACACCAACACCAGAATACACCGTCACATGCTTGAGAATGGTTAACTTCATGATGCCACGGAAGCCAATAGTAGGAACCCAAAGCCATTTGGTAAGATTCCAGGAGCCTTTCGCGTAGTCATGGTCCTTAAACCATTTTCCTTTTTCTATAACCAGAACCTTGTAGCCCTTTTGACTAAGGCGTAAGGCACTGACTGAACCGCCAAAGCCGCTACCAACAATGACGTAGTCATAGTGCATGTCGTTTATTGTTATTGTCGACATCATACTTCTCAACTTTTGAATGATTGATTATCGCTTTAACACCTTAAACTTAAACCAAAGCGATTTGACCAGCATGTTGTACATGGCGTTGTTCCAGGGCGGAGCCACCATTTTGGTCACATTAATCCGGCCTTTGCGCACAATGGTTTTCGCTTTACTGAAGTTCACGAAGCCCTCTTTACCGTGGTAATGGCCCATGCCGGAGGGGCCGATCCCACCAAATGGTGCATCGTCTACCGCTACATGGCTCAGCGTATCGTTGACGCACACACCGCCAGAATGGGTTTGACTTAATATGGTTTCGGCACGCTTTTTATCGTAATCGAAATAGTAGAGTGCAAGCGGCCGATCACGGTCATGAACATACTTAAGCGCTTCTTCAATACGGTGATAAGTTTTCACTGGAATCAGCGGACCAAAAATCTCTTCCTGTTCAATAAGCATGGTGTCGTTGGTATTCAGCACCAGGGTCATAGGCATTTTACGAGTGCCTTCAAAACTTTCATTGGCAGGATTGATTTCAACAATGGTCGCGCCTTTTTCTTTCGCATCGTCCAGATAGCTCTTTAGCCGGAGCAGCTGACGATCGTTGATAATGGCCGTGTAGTCTTTATTATCACGCAGGGTCGGGTAGGCCTGGCTCATGGATTTGATAAAGGCATTGACGAAAG
It contains:
- a CDS encoding GMC oxidoreductase — protein: MMSTITINDMHYDYVIVGSGFGGSVSALRLSQKGYKVLVIEKGKWFKDHDYAKGSWNLTKWLWVPTIGFRGIMKLTILKHVTVYSGVGVGGGSLVYGATLPTPKDKFFSTGTWAKLEDWQQVLKPHYDEALRMLGAAPNPNLTDADQVIQDLAKDIGKEKDFHNARVGVFFSDRQDKSEFVPDPYFDGAGPDRKPCIECASCMTGCRHNAKNTLDKNYLYLAQKSGADIISEQEVVDVRPLNKTNGKSGYEITFTSSRMLSSRKKQRVTANGVVFSGGVLGTVKLLLNLKHKKSLTNLSEVLGDHIRTNNETVTAVTSFKKDVDFARGVTIGSILHTDDNSHLEPISQNNHAGFMKLMSVPRVTGKNFLNRCLSLAKTMAVEPIKNLRVLLTPDWGKKTIYLLFMQQLNSTLSFQRGTGGIISSTTGIGAAPSCTIEESQALTSKVEKITEGKASSSSPEALLGTPTTAHILGGCVMGENRYTGVINNKGQVFGYENMYVCDGSAISANPGVNPSLSITAVSEWTMSHIPHKST